One genomic region from Prunus persica cultivar Lovell chromosome G3, Prunus_persica_NCBIv2, whole genome shotgun sequence encodes:
- the LOC109947976 gene encoding exopolygalacturonase-like, which produces MAMKLSFLAMLLCLLLASTPKAHASVFDVTSATYGAKPGSDVSTALAKAWSDACASPSASKVVVPSGTYKLKEATFRGPCKAPIEMQVQGTLQAPADAGQLTRPDTWVGFQYIDMLTLSGGGTFDGQGALSWNQNDCHKNKNCKPPPVNLRFEFLTNSKVQDITSLNSKFFHIHVFRCNHTTFQQLTITAPDESRNTDGIHIGASTGINITHSKIGTGDDCISIGDDSHKITVTGVTCGPGHGISIGSLGKYKEEKDVTGIIVKNCTLTNTENGVRIKTFPDSPSPSSASGIHYEDIIMVNVSNPILIDQLYCPYTKCEQKPPSKVKINNVSFKNIKGSSFTPLAVKLVCTTGKPCENVELTDIDLTYGGDKGPLTSVCSNVKPTITGVTKALGCATSSLAPLP; this is translated from the coding sequence ATGGCTATGAAATTAAGTTTCTTGGCAATGCTTTTGTGCTTATTGTTAGCATCTACACCTAAGGCTCATGCTAGTGTGTTTGACGTGACAAGTGCAACATACGGTGCAAAGCCTGGCTCTGATGTCAGTACGGCCTTGGCCAAGGCTTGGAGTGATGCATGTGCATCGCCATCCGCGAGTAAAGTTGTCGTTCCGAGCGGGACATACAAGTTAAAAGAAGCAACTTTCAGAGGCCCCTGTAAGGCTCCTATTGAGATGCAAGTTCAAGGCACATTGCAGGCTCCAGCAGACGCTGGCCAACTCACAAGACCGGATACTTGGGTTGGTTTTCAGTACATTGACATGCTCACCTTATCAGGTGGTGGGACTTTTGATGGCCAAGGAGCACTTTCTTGGAATCAAAATGACtgccacaaaaacaaaaattgcaaacctcCTCCCGTTAATCTGCGGTTTGAATTCCTCacaaattccaaagttcaggaCATAACTTCACTTAACAGCAAATTTTTCCACATCCATGTTTTCCGGTGCAACCATACTACATTTCAACAGCTTACCATCACAGCACCTGACGAGAGCAGAAACACAGATGGAATCCATATCGGGGCTTCGACTGGTATCAACattactcattcaaagattggAACTGGGGATGACTGTATTTCTATTGGTGATGACTCCCACAAAATCACAGTGACTGGTGTTACTTGTGGGCCAGGCCATGGAATAAGCATTGGAAGCCTTGGAAAAtataaggaagaaaaggatgTGACCGGGATCATAGTTAAGAACTGCACCCTGACTAATACGGAGAACGGTGTGAGAATCAAAACATTTCCAGATTCTCCTTCGCCTAGCTCTGCCTCGGGTATACACTATGAGGATATTATCATGGTTAATGTCAGTAACCCTATCCTCATAGACCAATTGTACTGCCCATATACTAAGTGTGAACAAAAGCCTCCGTCAAAAGTTAAGATCAACAATGTCAGCTTCAAGAACATTAAGGGCTCATCTTTCACTCCACTTGCAGTCAAGCTTGTATGTACCACGGGCAAaccgtgtgagaatgtggagtTGACTGACATTGATCTCACCTATGGTGGAGACAAAGGCCCTCTTACCTCTGTGTGTTCTAATGTCAAGCCCACAATTACTGGCGTGACAAAGGCTCTTGGTTGTGCTACATCGTCCTTGGCACCTCTTCCTTGA